One window of the Salminus brasiliensis chromosome 1, fSalBra1.hap2, whole genome shotgun sequence genome contains the following:
- the LOC140577378 gene encoding cytochrome c oxidase subunit 8A, mitochondrial, translating to MLVGLSGAMQLRSMSWARAILQKRTSSIYSKPPKNKIGPGQSFFIMSVFAVALLAPAGWILHHLPEYRQRPQAPPS from the exons ATGCTGGTGGGTCTGAGTGGGGCCATGCAGCTTAGGAGCATGTCCTGGGCCAGGGCCATCCTGCAGAAACGCACTTCCAGTATTTACAGCAAGCCGCCCAAAAACAAGATTGGACCTGGG CAAAGTTTCTTCATCATGTCGGTGTTTGCTGTTGCTCTCCTGGCTCCAGCTGGGTGGATTCTGCATCATCTCCCAGAGTACCGGCAGAGGCCTCAGGCCCCACCATCCTGA